The nucleotide sequence CGGGGCGGCAGTGCCATCGCCGCGGCCGCGATCAACGCGATAGCGAGCGAGGAAGAGTGAGCGAGCAGCAGACGGGCCGGCTCTACGGTGTGGGGCTCGGCCCCGGCGACCCCTCCCTGATGACCGTACGCGCCGTGGAGGTCATCGCCGAGGCCGAGGTCGTCGCCTACCACAGCGCCCGGCACGGGCGCAGCATCGCCCGCTCCATAGCCGAGCGGCATCTGCGGCCCGACCACATCGAGGAGCGGCTGGTCTACCCGGTCACCACGGAGACCACCGACCATCCGGGCGGTTATCGCGGCGCGATGGACGAGTTCTACGCGGACGCCGCCGCCAGGCTCGCCGCGCATCTGGACGCGGGACGCACGGTCGCGGTGCTCGCGGAGGGCGATCCGCTCTTCTACGGCTCGTACATGCACATGCACAAGCGGCTCGCCGACCGCTATCCCACCGAGGTCGTCCCCGGTGTCACCTCGGTCAGCGCCGCGGCCGCCCGGCTCGGCGCGCCGCTGGTGGAGGGCGAGGAGGTGCTGACGGTCCTCCCCGGCACCCTGCCGGAGGAGGAGTTGACGGCCCGGCTGGCGACGACGGACGCGGCGGCCGTGATGAAGCTCGGCCGGACGTTCCCGACGGTGCGGCGCGCGCTGGAGCGGTCGGGGCGGCTCGCGGACGCGCGCTATGTGGAGCGCGCCACGATGGACGCGGAGCGGACCGCCCCGCTGGCCGAGGTCGACCCGGAGTCGGTGCCGTACTTCTCGATGGCGGTGCTGCCCAGCCGGGTGGACGCGCCGCGCGACGAGTCCGGCGCGGGCGAGGTCGTGGTCGTCGGCCTGGGTCCGGCCGGTCCGCTGTGGCTCACCCCCGAGGCGCGCGGCGAACTGGCCGCCGTCGATGACCTCGTCGGCTACAGCACCTATCTGGACCGGGTGCCCGTACGGCCGGGCCAGCGGCGCCACGCCTCCGACAACAAGGTCGAGTCCGTACGCGCCGAGTTCGCCCTCGACCTCGCCCGGCGCGGTCGGCGTGTCGCCGTGGTCTCCTCCGGCGACCCCGGCGTGTTCGCCATGGCCACCGCCGTCCTGGAGGCCGCCTCCGAGGACCCCTACCGCGAGGTCCCGGTGCGGATCGTCCCCGGTATGACGGCGGCCCACGCCGCCGCCGCCCGGGCCGGTGCCCCGCTCGGCCACGACTACGCGGTGATCTCCCTCTCCGACCGGCTCAAGCCCTGGGAGGTCATCGCCGAGCGGCTGCGCGCCGCCGCCGCGGCCGACCTGGTGCTCGCCCTCTACAACCCCGGCTCCCGCAGCCGCGTCTGGCAGGTGGGCAAGGCCCGCGAACTCCTGCTGGAGCACCGCGCCCCCGACACGCCCGTGGTGCTGGGCCGCGACATCGGCGGCCCCGGAGAACGGGTGCGGATCGTCCGCCTGGCCGACCTCGACCCGGCCGATGTCGACATGCGCACGATCCTCCTGGTGGGCTCCTCCCAGACCCGCACGGTCCGCCGCGGCGACGGCACCGACGTCGTCTGGACGCCGCGCCGGTACCCGGAAGGCTAGCCGCCGGGCTCAGGCCAGGGTCGTTCGGAGCCAGGCGGCGGCTTCGGCAGGGGTCTCGGCCACCGGGATGCCCTGGGGGGCGGGTGGGCGTTGGACGACGACGACCGGGATGCCGGCGGCTCGGGCCGCGGCGAGTTTGGGGGCGGTGGCGTGGGCGCCGCTGTCCTTGGTGACCAGCACCTCGACGCGGTGGCGGCGCAGCAGCTCCGCCTCGCCGTCGAGGGTGAACGGGCCGCGGTCGAGGATCACCTCCATCCGGGGCGGGACCGGCGGCTCGGGGGCGTCGACCGAGCGGACCAGGAACCATGGCTCGGTGAGGTGGGCGAAGGCGGCCAGGCCCATCCGTCCCGTGGTGAGGAAGATCCGCTCCCCCAGGGCCGGGGCCAGCAGCGCCGCGTCGGCCAGTGAGCCGGCCGAATGCCAGCGGTCGCCCGGACCGGGTACCCAGCCGGGGCGGCGCAGGGCGAGCAGGGGAACATGGACGTCGGCGGCCGCCCGGGCCGCGTGGGAACTGATCGTGTCGGCGAAAGGATGGGTGGCGTCGATGAGCGCGTCCACCTGGTGCTCGCGGAGCCAGCGGGCCATGCCCTCGGCGCCCCCGAACCCGCCGATCCGCACCTGCCCCACGGGCAGTCGCGGCGCGGCGACCCGGCCCGCGAGGGAGCTGGTGACGCGCAGGGCGGGGTCGTCGGCGAGTTCCCCGGCGAGGCGGCGCGCCTCGGTGGTGCCGCCGAGGATGAGCACATGGCGCTGCGCCGGTGCGCTGTTCATCGGGTGCCTTTCGTCGTCCGTGCGCCCGTCATCGTATGCGCGGCGGCCGGCCCATGGCTGAGGCGGAGACGGAGGCCAAGGCGGCCGGGGGACGGAGCGCGCAGCTGGAGCGGACGGGGCTGCGGCACGGCTGGACCACCGGGGCGTGTGCCACGGCCGCGACGACGGCCGCGTACACCGCGCTGCTGAACGGGGAGTTCCCCGACCCGGTGACCATCGAACTGCCCAAGGGGCAGCGGCCCGCGTTCGCGCTCGCGGCCGAGGAGCTGACGGCGGACCGGGCCATGGCCGCGGTCGTCAAGGACGCGGGGGACGACCCGGATGTGACCCACGGCGCGCTGGTCAGGGCCACGGTACGGGCCCTGCCGCCCGGCGGCGGAGTGGTCTTCCGGGCCGGTCCGGGCGTCGGCACGGTGACCCGGCCCGGATTGCCGCTCCCGGTGGGCGAACCGGCCATCAACCCCGTGCCGCGCCAGATGATGCGCGACCACATCGCCGCGGTCGCGGCCCGGCACGGCGGAACCGGTGACGTCGAGATCGAGATCTCGGTGGACCACGGCGAGGAGATCGCCCGCTCCACCTGGAATCCGCGGCTGGGCATCCTCGGCGGGCTGTCCATCCTCGGCACGACCGGCATCGTGGTGCCCTACTCCTGCTCGGCGTGGATCGACAGCATCCGGCGCGGGGTGGATGTCGCACGAGCGGCGGGACGGCGCCACGTGGCGGGCTGTACGGGCGCGACGTCCGAGAAGGTGGCGGTGGCCGTGCACGGGCTGCCACAGGACGCACTGCTGGACATGGGCGACTTCGCGGGGGCGGTGCTGAAGTATCTGCGCCGCCACCCGGTGAACCGGCTGACGGTCGCCGGAGGCTTCGCCAAGCTCTCCAAGCTGGCCGCCGGGCATCTGGATCTGCACTCCTCACGCTCCCAGGTGGACAAGGGGTTCCTCGCGAACCTGGCCCGCCGGGGCGGGGCGGACGAGAAGCTGGCGGAGGCGGTTGCGACGGCCAACACCGGCCTGGAGACGGTGCAGTTGTGCTCCGCCCGCGGCGTACCACTCGGCGATCTGGTCGCCGCGGCAGCCCGCGACACGGCGCTCGGCGTGCTGCGCGGGACGCCGGTGACGGTGGACGTGATCTGCATCGACCGCGCAGGCACGATCGTGGGCCGCGCCGAACCCCGCGGCCCCCGAGAGCGCTGACCCCCGGCGCGATCGCCGCACCCCCGCGTCACAGCACGGCACCCGGCAGGGTGCGGGGCGACACCCGCACCCGTGCCGCGCCCTCCGGGGCCGACACGTCGGCGAGGCGACACACCGGCCCGTGGGATACGGCCGCCCGCGGGGCGTGGCACACGGGACGGTGCACGGATCGTCACCGCGCCCGCCGCGCGGACCCGCCACGCACTGAGTCAGCACCCCCGACACGCCGCGGACACCTCGCCTCGCAGGCCACGCGCGCCGGTGCCGCCGCCTCCGGCCGACGCGACGACACACCGGCACGGCGCGGTACGGCCGCCGTCCACCCGCGCGACGCGGCGAACCGGACGGAGTGCGGGCCTTCACCACGCCCGTCGCGGTGACCCGCTGCCGCCGCAGCCGGGACCGATCCGCTCGGCGCGGTCGCGGTGGCCCGGCGCCGGCGTCCTCGACCCGCCGCCGCCCCTCGCGGCCTCGGACCCCTCGCCCTGTGCCCCGCACGGACCGTGCGACGCCCCGCACGGGGCACCGCACGGGCGCGCGTCGCACGCTGCCGGGGCACAGCGTCCCCGACCCCATCGGGGCCACACCACCAGGGCCGATGCCCCGGCGCCGGCACGCGGCGGGCGGTAGTGGTCCCGGCCGGGCCGGGATCAGGTGCCGTGTGGGTGGCAGGACTCGTGGGGGCGTTCGCGGTCCGAGGAGTAGAGGTGGCTGTCGCGGAACTGTTCGGCGCCCAGGGTGCGGCCCACGATGATGACCGCCGTCCGTACCACGCCCGCCGCCTTCACCTGGGCCGCGATGTCGTCCAGCGTGCCGCGGAGCACCAGTTCGTCGGGGCGGCTGGCCATGGCGACCACGGCCGCCGGGCAGTCGGCGCCGTAGTGCGGGAGGAGTTCGCCGACGACGCGGTCCACGTAGCGGGCGGCGAGATGCAGCACGAGCAGGGCGCCGCCGCGGCCGAGAGTGGCGAGGTCCTCGCCTTCCGGCATGGGGGTGGCCTGCTGGGCGATGCGGGTGAGGATGACGGTCTGGCCGACGGTCGGGACCGTCAGTTCGCGCTTCAGCGCGGCCGCCGCGGCGGCGAAGGCGGGAACGCCCGGGACGACGTCGTACGGAATGCCGGCGGCGTCGAGGCGGCGCATCTGCTCGGCTACGGCGCTGAAGACCGACGGGTCGCCGGAGTGAAGGCGGGCCACGTCATGGCCCGCCTCGTGGGCGGCGGCGAACTCGGCGGTGATCTGGTCGAGGTCGAGCCGGGCGGTGTCGACGAGACGGGCGTCCGGCGGGCATTCGGCGAGCAGTTCACGCGGCACCAGGCTGCCCGCGTACAGACACACCTGGCAGCGGGCCAGGGTCCGGGCGCCGCGCACCGTGATCAGATCGGCGGCACCGGGGCCCGCGCCGATGAAGTACACCGTCATCGTGTCTCTCCTTGAGCGGCTTCGACGGATCCCGCGGGAGCGGCGGCGTACCCGCCAGGGCCCCGGGAGTCGAGCGGTTTGGTGGCGGACCACTGGGTGACCGGCATCGCCTGCCGCCAGCCGGTGAAGGCCCCGACCGGGGTGGCGTGGGAGACGGCGAGGCGGACGAGGTCGCCACCGTGGCGGCGGTACCGGTCGGCGAGCAGCGCCTCGGACTCCAGGGTCACGGTGTTGGCGACGATCCGGCCACCGGGCGGCAGGGCCGCCCAGCACGCCTCCAGCAGCCCTGGGGCGGTCAGGCCGCCGCCGATGAACACCGCGTCGGGGATGGGCAGTGCGGCCAGGGCGTCCGGGGCGGCGCCGGTGACGACGGTCAGCCCGGGCACACCGAGCGCGTCGGCGTTGCGGCCGATGCGCTCGGCGCGCACCGGGTCGCGTTCGACCGAGACCGCCCGGCAGGTGCGGTGGGCGCGCATCCACTCCACGGCGATGGAGCCCGAGCCGCCGCCGACGTCCCACAGCAGCTCCCCGGGGGCGGGGGCGAGCGCGGCGAGGGTGGCGGCCCGCACATGGCGTTTGGTGAGCTGTCCGTCGTGGTCGTACGCCGTGTCGGGCAGCCCCGGCGCGAGCGACAGCGGCCGGGCGCCGTCCATCGGGGCGCAGTCGACGGCGATGACGTTGAGGGGGTCGCCGGGCGGATGGGGCCATTCTTCGGCCGTGCCCTCCACACAGCGCTCCCGCGCGCTCCCCAACCGCTCCAGCACCCGCATCCGGCTCGGGCCGAAACCGCGGTCCCCGAGCAACCCGGCCACCTCGGCGGGGGTTTGGGCGCCCGCGCTGAGCACGAGCAGCCGCCGTCCGGCGTACAGCTCACGGTTCAGCGTGGCCAGGGGACGGCCGACGAGGCTGATCACCTCGGTCTCCTCCAGCGCCCAGCCGAGCCGCGCACAGGCCAGGGAGACGGACGACGGATGGGGCAGCACCCGCAGCCGCTCGGCGCCCAGCAGCTCGGCCAGGGTGCGGCCGATGCCGAAGAACATGGGGTCGCCGCTGGCCAGTACACAGACCCGCCGCCCGGTGTGCGCGGCGAACAGCCCGGGGACGGCGGGGCGCAGCGGGGACGGCCAGGGCACCCGCTCACCGTGGCACTCCGGCGGCAGCAGGCCCAGATGGCGATGTCCGCCGATGACCACCTCGGCCGTGCGCAACGCCTCACGGGCCGTGGGACCGAGCCCGTCCCAGCCGTCGGCGCCGATGCCGATGACGGTCACGGGGGGAGGCGGCGGGCTCACGATGGTCACCTCGCGGGTCGGGGAACGGTCCACGAAACTCTACTGACCTGCTACGACGCCCCGGCCCCCGGCTCCCGCTCCAGGCCCCGCTCCCCCGGCTGCTCCCGCTGCCCCGCCTGCTCCCGCTCGCGCTCCAGCTCCGCCAGCGCCAGCAGTTGCTCGACGGTCATGTCCTCGGGGATCGGCACCGGCGCCGGGGTGCGCAGCGGCGGCTGCCAGCCCTCCTCCGGGGCCCACCGCCGTATGATCCGGGCCGGCGCGCCGGCCACCACGGCGTGGTCGGGCACCTCGCCCCGTACGACCGCGCCCGCCGCGACCACCACATTGCGGCCCAGCCGCGCCCCGGGCAGGATCACCGCGCCCGCGCCCAGCCAGCTTCCGGGGCCGATGTGGACGGGCGCGGAGCGCGGCCACTGGCGGCCGATGGGCTGCTCCGGATCGTCGTAGGAGTGGTTGTCGCTGGTCACATAGACGTACGGGCCGCAGAAGACATCGTCGCCGAACTCCACGGGCACCGACGCGATCACATGGCTGCCCCGGCCCAGCACCACGCCGTTGCCGATGCGCAGAACCGGATCGGGGCCGAGGTCCACACCGGGCATCATGCCGGCGGTGAGGGTCACCTGCTCGCCGATGACGCAGTGCTCGCCGAGCTCGATCCACGCTTCGCCGAAGAGGGTGCCCTGGGGGAACGCCAGCCGGGTGCCGGCGCCGATGCGGCCGAACCGGTACGGGCCGGGGCGCTCGGCCGTCACCGCGCCGGCCCGCTGCACGGCGCGCCATCCGCGGTGGACCAGACGGGAGGTGACGCGTCCGCACCAGCCCCGCCAGGATGAGAACAGGTTCTCGTTCTTCGGCATTCGCCCACCGTATCCGCCCGTCGGGAGGCCGTCCGCGTCACCCCGGCGTCCCCTACGCGCTCCCGCGTCCCGGCGCCTCGCGCAGTACGCAGTCGCCGCACAACCCGCCGCCGGGCACGCGGTAGTAGAGACAGCAGGTGTGGCGCCGGTAGCCGAGCGGCGCGGTGCTCAGGGTGCCGGCCTCGCGCAGCGGCGGGTGGGCGAGCTGGGCACGTGCCAGCTCGGTGGCCCGGTCCGCCGCCTCGGCGCGGCCGTGTGCCCGGCACCAGTCGTGCAGCACGCGCAGCGAACCGGCCAGTGCCGAGGCGGCGTTGCCCCACAGCAGCCGCCCCGAGACCCGGTAGGCCCGTCCGATGGCGTGGTGCAGCGGCATCAGCTGGACGAACGCCGCGGTGCCCACCTGGCCGGCGAGTCCTCCCGGTTCGCCCATCACCGGCGGCACGCCGGGCCACCACAGGTCGTCGGGAGCGACCCGCCCGGGGTTCCACCACAGCCTGTCGGGCCGGAGGTGGGGCACCTGGTCGGAGAGGGCGGCCGGGCCGAGCGCGAGCGACCACACCCGGGCGGCAAGGCCCTGGAAGGCGAGGGAGGCCGCGACCCTCGGCTCATCGGTGCGCAGGCTCGCGGCGACCGCCTCCACCCGGGCGCGCAGCACCGGCCCGGCGGCGCCCTCGCCGGTCAGCCGGTACGCCTCGCCGATCCGTACGTACCCCTCCTCGCGTGGCTCGCCGATACCGGTGCGCAGGGCGAAGAACGGCCCGACCCGCGCCGCTTCCGGCAGCGGCCCCTCATCCACCGTCGGCCGGGGCCCGGAACGCCTCCAGCAGCCGGTCCGCCGCCAGCGTGGCCGTCAGGGTGCCCTCGCGGACCCGCTGCTCCAGCTCGGGCCCGAGCCGCCGCACCTCGGGGTGGGCGTGCAGCCGCGCGAGCAGTTGGTCGCGCACCATCGACCAGGTCCAGTCGACCTGCTGGTCGCGCCGCTTGGCCTGCAGCGCGCCCGTGGCCTCCAGCACCCGGCGGTGCTGCTCCAGGCGCTCCCACAGCACGTCGAGCCCGGTGGACTCGCGGGCGCTGCAGGTGAGCACCGGCGGGTTCCAGGGCGCGTCCGCGGGCTGCAGCAGCCTCAGCGCGCCCGCCAGCTCACGGGCCGCCGACTTGGCGTCCCGCGCGTGGGGACCGTCGGCCTTGTTGATGGTGACCACGTCGGCCAGCTCCAGGACGCCCTTCTTGATGCCCTGCAGCTGATCGCCGGTGCGGGCCAGGGAGAGCAGCAGGAAGGAGTCGACCATATTGGCCACCGCGGTCTCGGACTGGCCCACGCCCACGGTCTCCACCAGCACCACGTCATAGCCCGCGGCCTCCATGACGACCATGGACTCGCGGGTGGCGCGGGCGACCCCGCCCAGCGTCCCGGCGCTGGGCGAGGGCCGTACGAAGGCGTCGGGGTCGACCGCCAGCCGCTCCATCCGGGTCTTGTCACCCAGGATGGAGCCGCCGGTGCGGGTCGACGAAGGGTCGACGGCGAGCACCGCGACCTTGTGGCCGGCCCCGGTGAGCATGGTGCCCAGTGCGTCGATGAAGGTGGACTTGCCCACCCCGGGCACCCCGCTGATGCCGATCCGCCGCGCCCCGCCGGTGTGCGGCAGCAGCTCGACCAGCAGCCGCTGGGCGAGGTCGTGGTGGTCGGGCCGGGTGGACTCGACGAGCGTGATCGCACGGGCGATATACGCGCGATGGCCGTCGAGCACGCCCTTGGCGTACTCCTCGATGTCGATCGTCCGTGGCATGGACTACAGCTCGTGGCCGAGGTCGGCGGCCAGCTTCCGCACCAGGTCATGGGCGGCGTCCGGGATGACCGTGCCCGGCAGGAAGACGGCGGCGGCGCCGGCGTCGTGCAGGGTCTGGACGTCGTGCGGCGGGATGACCCCGCCGACCACGATGGTGATGTCCTCACGCCCCGCCTCGGCCAGTTGCTCGCGCAGCGCGGGCACCAGCGTGAGGTGGCCGGCCGCGAGCGACGACACGCCGACGATGTGCACATCGGCCTCCACCGCCTGCCGCGCGACCTCCTCCGGGGTCTGGAACAGCGGGCCGACGTCGACGTCGAAGCCCAGGTCGGCGAAGGCGGTGGCGATCACCTTCTGGCCGCGGTCGTGACCGTCCTGGCCCATCTTGGCGACCAGGATGCGGGGGCGGCGGCCCTCGGCGCTCTCGAACTTCTCCACCAGCGCGCGGGTGCGGCTCACGCCGGAGGATGCTCCGGCCTCTTCTCGGTACACACCGGAGATCGTACGGATCTGCCCCGAGTGGCGGCCATAGACCGCCTCGAGCGCGTCGGAGATCTCGCCGACGGTCGCCATGGCGCGGGCGGCGTCCACGGCGAGCGCCAGCAGATTGCCCTCCAGACCCGCGCCCGGACCGGACCGGGCCGCGGCGGTCAGGGCGCGCAGCGCGTCCTGGCAGACGGCCTCGTCGCGCTCGGCGCGCAGCCGCCGCAGCTTCTCGATCTGCTGGGTGCGCACCGCCGAGTTGTCGACCTTGAGGACCTCGAGCTGCTCATCGCTGTCGATGCGGTACTTGTTGACGCCGATCACCGGCTGGCGGCCGGAGTCGATCCGCGCCTGGGTGCGGGCGGCGGCCTCCTCGACGCGCAGCTTGGGGATGCCCGCGTCGATGGCCTTGGCCATGCCGCCGGCCGCCTCGACCTCCTCGATGTGCTGCCAGGCCCGCCGCGCCAGGTCGTACGTCAGCTTCTCGACGTACGCGCTGCCGCCCCACGGGTCGATGACCCGGGTGGTGCCCGACTCCTGCTGCAGCAGGATCTGGGTGTTGCGGGCGATCCGGGCGGAGAAGTCGGTGGGCAGCGCGAGCGCCTCGTCCAGCGCGTTGGTGTGCAGCGACTGGGTGTGGCCCTGGGTGGCGGCCATGGCCTCCACACAGGTGCGCGCCACATTGTTGTAGACGTCCTGGGCGGTCAGCGACCAGCCGGAGGTCTGCGAATGGGTGCGCAGCGACAGCGACTTGGGGTTCTTCGGGTCGAACTGCTTGACCAGCTTGGCCCACAGCAGCCGCGCCGCCCGCAGCTTGGCGACCTCCATGAAGAAGTTCATGCCGATCGCCCAGAAGAACGACAGCCGGGGCGCGAAGGCGTCCACGTCCATCCCGGCGTCCCGGCCGGCCCGCAGATACTCCACACCGTCGGCCAGGGTGTACGCCAGCTCCAGATCGGCCGTGGCTCCGGCCTCCTGGATGTGGTAGCCGGAGATGGAGATGGAGTTGTAGCGCGGCATCCGCTGCGAGGTGAAGGAGAAGATGTCGGAGATGATCCGCATCGACGGCTGCGGCGGATAGATGTAGGTGTTGCGGACCATGAACTCCTTGAGGATGTCGTTCTGAATGGTCCCGGCCAGCTTCTCGGGCGGTACGCCCTGTTCCTCGGCGGCCACGATGTAGAGCGCGAGCACGGGCAGCACCGCGCCGTTCATCGTCATCGACACGCTCATCCGGTCCAGCGGGATGCCGTCGAAGAGCTGCCGCATGTCGTAGATGGAGTCGATGGCCACGCCCGCCATGCCGACGTCACCGGTGACCCGGGGGTGGTCGCTGTCGTAGCCCCGGTGGGTGGGCAGGTCGAAGGCGACCGACAGGCCCTTCTGGCCGGCCGCGAGGTTGCGGCGGTAGAAGGCGTTGGACTCCTCCGCGGTGGAGAAGCCCGCGTACTGCCGGATGGTCCAGGGCTGGTTGACGTACATCGTCGGGTACGGGCCGCGCAGATAGGGCGCGGCGCCGGGGTAGGTGCCCAGGAAGTCGACGCCCTGGAGGTCCTCGGCGGTGTAGAGCGGTTTGACCCCGATGCCCTCGGGGGTGTCCCACACCAGGTCCTCCACGCCCTTGCCCACGCTGTTCTGCAGCGCGGCGGCCCAGTCGCCGGAGCTGGGCACCGGGCCTTCGGCCGGTCCGTCCAGATCGACCGCCGAGAAGTCCGGGATCTTGCCCGGCTCCACCGGAGCGCCGGCCATCACGCCACCCCCATGGTGTTCAGAGCCGAGGTGAGCACCTCGACCGCGTCGCAGCCCGCGAAGACGAATCCGTCCACTCCGGCCCGTTCGTACTCATCCTGTTGTGTGCCCGGCCGTCCGGCCAGGTAGACCCGGGTCGCCCCGGCCGCCTTGAGCCGCTCGGCCACGGCCGCCGCCTCCTGCGCGTACAGCTTGTCGCTGGAGCACAGGCAGGCCACGCGGGCGCCGCTGGCGGCGAACGCCTCGGCGACCGTCTCCGCGGTCACCGTGGCGGGTTCGTGGACCGCCTCGATCCCGCCCGCCTGGAAGAGGTTGGCGGCGAAGGAGGCGCGGGCGGTGTGTGCGGCGGCGGGGCCCAGCGCGGCCAGGAAGATCCTGGGCCGGCTGCCCTCGGCCGCCAGCTGGGCGTCGGCGCGGGTGCGCAGCGCCTCGTACGCCTCGTCGCGGCGCACCCTCGGCAGTCCGCCGCTGGGCGGCTCCGGGACGGGCTCGCGCTCGACGGGCCGCTCGGCGAGGTTCGGGAACTCGCTGACGCCGGTGATCGGCTCCTTGCGGCGGGCGAGGTCGCGGCCGCGGCGCGCCCAGGTTTCGGCGAGCCGGTCACGGACCAGCCCGGAGGCGAGGGCCGCGGCCATCCCCCCGGCGCGCTCGATCTCCTGGAACCAGGCCCAGGCGGCGCGGGCGACGTCGTCGGTCAGCTTCTCGACGTACCAGGAGCCGCCGGCCGGGTCGATCACCCGGGCCAGCTGCGACTCCTCCAGCAGGATCGTGGAGGTGTTGCGGGCGATCCGGCGGGCGAAGTCGTCGGGGAGGCCGATCGCGCTGTCGAAGGGCAGCACGGTGACCGCGTCCGCGCCGCCGACGCCCGCCGCGAGGGTGGCGACGGTGGTGCGCAGCATGTTCACCCAGGGGTCCCGCCGGGTCATCATCACCGGGGAGGTCACCGCGTGCTGACGCTGGGCGCGCGCCTGAGAGGGCGCGCCGCACGCCTGCGCCACACGCGCCCACAGGCGGCGGGCGGCCCGGAGCTTGGCGATGGTGAGGAACTGGTCGGCGGTGGCCGCGTAGCGGAACTCAAGCTGGGCGCAGGCGGCTTCGACGCTCAGCCCGGCCTCGGTGAGGGTGCGCAGATACGCCACCGCGGCGGCGAGGGAGCAGCCGAGCTCCTGGGCCGCCCCGGCGCCCGCCTCGTGGTACGGCAGGGCGTCCACGGCGAAGGCCGTCACTCCGGGGTGATCGCGGTGGCAGCTCCCCGCGAGGTCGGCCGCGGCGGCCAGCTGCCCGGCCAGGCCGTCGTCGCGTCCGGTACGGGCCGCGAGCCCCAGCGGGTCCGCGCCGAGGTTGCCGAGCGCGGCGCCCGGCGGCACCTCGCGGCCGGCGTAGAGCCGCAGCAGGGCGCGGGCGGCGTCCTCGAAGTCGGCGCCCGCGTCGAGGGCGACGGGGGCGAGGTCGAGGTAGACCCCCTTGAGGGCCTCGGGCAGCCCGTCCACGGGCACCCCGGCCGCGCCGGCCGCGAGCCAGACCGAGCCGGCGCCGTTCTCCAGGTCGGCGAGGATCGCCTGGTTGGTGCGCGCCGGATCGGGGTGGGCGTGGCGCTGGCGTACGTCCCATCCGGATACGGCGGAGCCCTCGGCCCGGCCGCCGCGCACGAAGGGCGCGAAGCCGGGGAATCCGGCGTCCTGGGGCGCGTCTTCGGCGGTGTAGAGGGGGTGGACGGTGATGCCGTCCTCGAGCGCGGTAGCGAGGGCCGCTTCGGCCTCGGCGCCCACGGCGTCCGATGTGCCGGTTTTACGCAGCACGCCTTCGACGAGGTGGCGCCATTGGTCTCGCGTCACTTCAGGGAAATCGTCGGCTAGGGGAAGCCCGTCGGGCAGGACCGTCATAGGAGGAGGCTAATGGGGTCCGCTAAAGCCGAAGCAGTGGTTAAGCCTGTGAGCTTACTCTCTAGTGATCTCAGGGGTGAGCTCTAGGGAATTCAGTAGTGTCGACCGCCCACGGCCGGGGTGGGTGAGGCGTATGGGCCCGGCGCGGGGTGCGGAACGGGGCTCTCATGTCGACGAGGACCCCGGACCATGGTCGACGACGGCCCCGGACATGGGACCGCCGCGGACACACAGAGGCCCGCCCGGTGCGACGGGGGATGCACACCGGGCGGGCTCGAAGACCTTTTTACCGCATCGGCGGGGGGTTATGCATCAAAAACGTGTTCGCTTCCCCGTTTCACCATGCGACGGGCAGCGAGATCAGGCCACGCGCGCGGATCGACGGCCGCCATCGGAGCTCCTCCCTCGGGACGTCCAGCCGCAGCCCCGGGAAACGCCGAACCAGCGCGGCCAGAGCGATTTCCAGCTCCATCCGGGCCAGGGGCGCGCCGAGGCAGTAGTGGATGCCATGGCCGAGCG is from Streptomyces hygroscopicus and encodes:
- a CDS encoding ferric iron reductase, with translation MDEGPLPEAARVGPFFALRTGIGEPREEGYVRIGEAYRLTGEGAAGPVLRARVEAVAASLRTDEPRVAASLAFQGLAARVWSLALGPAALSDQVPHLRPDRLWWNPGRVAPDDLWWPGVPPVMGEPGGLAGQVGTAAFVQLMPLHHAIGRAYRVSGRLLWGNAASALAGSLRVLHDWCRAHGRAEAADRATELARAQLAHPPLREAGTLSTAPLGYRRHTCCLYYRVPGGGLCGDCVLREAPGRGSA
- a CDS encoding LAO/AO transport system ATPase — protein: MPRTIDIEEYAKGVLDGHRAYIARAITLVESTRPDHHDLAQRLLVELLPHTGGARRIGISGVPGVGKSTFIDALGTMLTGAGHKVAVLAVDPSSTRTGGSILGDKTRMERLAVDPDAFVRPSPSAGTLGGVARATRESMVVMEAAGYDVVLVETVGVGQSETAVANMVDSFLLLSLARTGDQLQGIKKGVLELADVVTINKADGPHARDAKSAARELAGALRLLQPADAPWNPPVLTCSARESTGLDVLWERLEQHRRVLEATGALQAKRRDQQVDWTWSMVRDQLLARLHAHPEVRRLGPELEQRVREGTLTATLAADRLLEAFRAPADGG
- a CDS encoding methylmalonyl-CoA mutase; amino-acid sequence: MAGAPVEPGKIPDFSAVDLDGPAEGPVPSSGDWAAALQNSVGKGVEDLVWDTPEGIGVKPLYTAEDLQGVDFLGTYPGAAPYLRGPYPTMYVNQPWTIRQYAGFSTAEESNAFYRRNLAAGQKGLSVAFDLPTHRGYDSDHPRVTGDVGMAGVAIDSIYDMRQLFDGIPLDRMSVSMTMNGAVLPVLALYIVAAEEQGVPPEKLAGTIQNDILKEFMVRNTYIYPPQPSMRIISDIFSFTSQRMPRYNSISISGYHIQEAGATADLELAYTLADGVEYLRAGRDAGMDVDAFAPRLSFFWAIGMNFFMEVAKLRAARLLWAKLVKQFDPKNPKSLSLRTHSQTSGWSLTAQDVYNNVARTCVEAMAATQGHTQSLHTNALDEALALPTDFSARIARNTQILLQQESGTTRVIDPWGGSAYVEKLTYDLARRAWQHIEEVEAAGGMAKAIDAGIPKLRVEEAAARTQARIDSGRQPVIGVNKYRIDSDEQLEVLKVDNSAVRTQQIEKLRRLRAERDEAVCQDALRALTAAARSGPGAGLEGNLLALAVDAARAMATVGEISDALEAVYGRHSGQIRTISGVYREEAGASSGVSRTRALVEKFESAEGRRPRILVAKMGQDGHDRGQKVIATAFADLGFDVDVGPLFQTPEEVARQAVEADVHIVGVSSLAAGHLTLVPALREQLAEAGREDITIVVGGVIPPHDVQTLHDAGAAAVFLPGTVIPDAAHDLVRKLAADLGHEL
- a CDS encoding methylmalonyl-CoA mutase, whose translation is MTVLPDGLPLADDFPEVTRDQWRHLVEGVLRKTGTSDAVGAEAEAALATALEDGITVHPLYTAEDAPQDAGFPGFAPFVRGGRAEGSAVSGWDVRQRHAHPDPARTNQAILADLENGAGSVWLAAGAAGVPVDGLPEALKGVYLDLAPVALDAGADFEDAARALLRLYAGREVPPGAALGNLGADPLGLAARTGRDDGLAGQLAAAADLAGSCHRDHPGVTAFAVDALPYHEAGAGAAQELGCSLAAAVAYLRTLTEAGLSVEAACAQLEFRYAATADQFLTIAKLRAARRLWARVAQACGAPSQARAQRQHAVTSPVMMTRRDPWVNMLRTTVATLAAGVGGADAVTVLPFDSAIGLPDDFARRIARNTSTILLEESQLARVIDPAGGSWYVEKLTDDVARAAWAWFQEIERAGGMAAALASGLVRDRLAETWARRGRDLARRKEPITGVSEFPNLAERPVEREPVPEPPSGGLPRVRRDEAYEALRTRADAQLAAEGSRPRIFLAALGPAAAHTARASFAANLFQAGGIEAVHEPATVTAETVAEAFAASGARVACLCSSDKLYAQEAAAVAERLKAAGATRVYLAGRPGTQQDEYERAGVDGFVFAGCDAVEVLTSALNTMGVA